Proteins encoded within one genomic window of Paramisgurnus dabryanus chromosome 13, PD_genome_1.1, whole genome shotgun sequence:
- the phc1 gene encoding polyhomeotic-like protein 1 isoform X2 yields the protein MEAGEDQTNSSSANSSTASGGNSRPPQIAQMSLYERQAVQALQALQRQPNAAQYFQQLMLQQQINSAQLHNLAAVQQATLAASRQSSSPSNSVSQATSSAQCTVNLSTTSGGGTMTNPRPMGPATSATSSALNQSVLLSGNSGGQGQMYLRVNRSLRAPLTPQLIFMPGGTATAAVAAVAQPQPQQQQQEATPTSSSNQSDNDQVQNLAMRCVSTPRVATGKTEFADRKETGSFPQTQQQQFGQSAQQVQPQAQPLSNTKLPNYSNSTNPSISGLNMKGTNQSSVTPQQAGGSSNPPSSSPSPSLPLSQLILSQSGLCQARGVPGAAATVTHILVPTSNVPTSSQGYTVTAKSNMAAQTLVVQPLQQTGANLTTDKLGHGTGHVPIQPKAAQGHRLPVQMSPRHPPPILPAPPNNNTGTGGLHPPHVPVQLVGARQSTLGNSQALAVAQARPCCSQQDTTANSSSNVVTMVTAVEAGGAGMCLKAAQSALPASQLQTNQSTGLNQGNPASVSNSMDGQNNSGDAVFVQSVPTQTKQVIGPLKRKSESDATHDMAAETINAIQSLQDSAPPLSPAPLLDTVPEMAFPTPPTLSLSLPRGGGQGDRAPLPQAVVKPQVLTHLIEGFVIQEGAEPFPVTGPVKEQAEGVLPVAIPPILHPVNRNSELLKCEYCLRFAPVSQFRRSKRFCSKLCAKRLLDVRYNVSCSNHYRISRGIGGEERPPGVSTVQDVIRRRGPRRSSSEIACAKIAGRHLAVKCRSESSRSEDVSSFDGEEDEDFLSFSPSSPFSYPRPAHCGPQLDDPAPGGLQVDGNHFLSGNPSQWSVEEVCRFISSLQGCEDLAAQFLSQEIDGQALLLLKEEHLMSTMNIKLGPALKICASINSLRD from the exons ATGGAGGCAGGAGAAGACCAGACCAACTCCAGCTCAGCCAATAGCAGCACTGCGTCGGGGGGAAACTCCCGCCCTCCTCAGATAGCTCAAATGTCTCTTTATGAAAGGCAAGCTGTGCAG GCACTGCAGGCGCTACAGAGGCAGCCCAATGCAGCTCAGTACTTCCAGCAGCTGATGCTGCAGCAACAGATCAACAGCGCTCAACTCCACAACCTGGCTGCTGTGCAACAG gCAACTCTTGCAGCCAGTCGTCAATCCAGCTCTCCCAGTAACAGTGTCTCTCAAGCTACAAGCTCAGCTCAATGCACA GTCAACTTAAGTACTACCTCTGGGGGAGGGACCATGACAAACCCCCGTCCAATGGGACCTGCCACTTCTGCAACATCATCAGCCCTTAACCAGTCAGTGTTGCTGAGTGGAAACTCGGGCGGACAGGGTCAGATGTACCTCAGA GTAAACCGTTCCCTTAGGGCACCTCTTACCCCTCAGCTTATTTTTATGCCTGGCGGTACGGCAACAGCTGCTGTGGCAGCGGTTGCCCAACCGCAGCCTCAACAGCAACAACAGGAAGCAACTCCCACATCCTCAAGTAACCAGTCAGACAATGATCAG GTACAGAACTTAGCAATGCGTTGCGTCTCCACTCCAAGGGTGGCAACTGGCAAGACAGAGTTTGCAGACAGGAAGGAGACAG GATCATTCCCACAGACACAGCAGCAGCAGTTTGGTCAATCAGCCCAGCAGGTCCAACCCCAGGCTCAACCGCTCTCCAACACCAAACTGCCCAACTACTCCAACTCCACCAACCCCAGCATTTCTGGCCTTAACATGAAGGGCACCAACCAATCATCTGTCACACCACAGCAAGCGGGAGGTTCGTCCAACCCTCCTTCATCATCCCCTTCCCCGTCGCTCCCCCTCTCTCAGCTGATCCTCTCTCAGTCTGGATTGTGCCAGGCTCGAGGTGTTCCTGGTGCGGCGGCCACTGTTACCCACATACTGGTGCCCACCTCAAATGTTCCCACCTCTTCTCAAGGTTACACAGTGACAGCCAAATCAAACATGGCTGCCCAAACATTAGTGGTGCAGCCTCTCCAGCAGACAGGGGCTAATCTGACTACAGACAAACTGGGTCATGGAACGGGACATGTGCCCATTCAGCCTAAAGCAGCTCAGGGGCACCGTCTGCCAGTCCAGATGTCCCCTCGCCACCCGCCTCCCATCCTTCCGGCACCACCCAACAACAACACTGGCACGGGCGGCCTTCACCCACCCCATGTCCCAGTTCAGCTGGTGGGAGCTAGGCAGAGCACACTAGGAAATTCCCAGGCTTTAGCAGTTGCTCAGGCTCGGCCCTGTTGCTCCCAGCAGGACACGACAGCCAACTCCAGTAGCAATGTAGTTACTATGGTGACCGCAGTGGAAGCAGGAGGAGCTGGCATGTGCCTTAAAGCAGCCCAAAGTGCCCTCCCAGCGTCTCAGTTGCAGACCAATCAGAGCACAGGATTGAATCAGGGTAATCCTGCTTCAGTCTCAAACTCAATGGATGGACAGAATAACTCTGGAGATGCTGTGTTTGTTCAGTCTGTACCAACTCAG ACAAAACAAGTCATTGGTCCCTTAAAACGGAAATCGGAATCAGATGCAACCCATGATATGGCAGCGGAGACCATCAATGCAATTCAGTCCCTCCAAGACTCCGCCCCTCCCCTCTCGCCAGCTCCTTTGCTAGACACGG TTCCAGAGATGGCATTTCCCACTCCTccaactctctctctttctcttcctcGTGGAGGAGGGCAGGGCGATCGAGCACCTCTCCCACAGGCTGTGGTCAAACCTCAAGTTCTCACTCACCTCATTGAAGGTTTTGTGATCCAGGAGGGAGCAGAACCTTTCCCT GTGACTGGTCCAGTAAAAGAGCAAGCAGAAGGAGTTCTTCCTGTTGCTATTCCACCCATCCTACATCCAGTGAACCGCAACTCTGAAT TGTTAAAGTGTGAATACTGTCTGAGATTTGCACCAGTCAGCCAATTCAGACGATCCAAACGCTTCTGTTCCAAACTCTGTGCTAAGAG acTTCTGGACGTAAGGTACAATGTCAGCTGCAGTAACCACTACCGCATTAGTAGGGGCATTGGTGGTGAAGAACGACCACCAGGGGTCTCCACTGTCCAAGATGTCATTAGACGCAGAGGTCCTCGCAGAAGCAGCTCTGAAATCGCCTGCGCTAAAATTGCAGGCAGGCATTTAGCTGTAAAG TGCCGTTCCGAATCCAGTCGTTCTGAAGACGTCTCCAGCTTCGATGGGGAGGAAGACGAAGACTTCTTGTCATTCTCTCCCAGCTCACCCTTCTCGTACCCAAGACCGGCACACTGTGGCCCTCAGCTGGATGATCCCGCACCAGGTGGCCTTCAGGTGGATGGGAATCACTTCCTGTCTGGCAACCCTTCTCAATGGAGTGTGGAGGAAGTGTGTCGGTTTATTTCTTCTCTTCAAG GTTGTGAGGACCTTGCAGCTCAGTTCCTGTCTCAGGAGATTGATGGACAGGCACTGCTGCTATTAAAAGAAGAGCATCTCATGTCCACCATGAACATCAAACTTGGCCCCGCCCTCAAAATCTGTGCTTCTATCAACAGTTTGAGAGACTGA
- the phc1 gene encoding polyhomeotic-like protein 1 isoform X5 has product MEAGEDQTNSSSANSSTASGGNSRPPQIAQMSLYERQAVQALQALQRQPNAAQYFQQLMLQQQINSAQLHNLAAVQQATLAASRQSSSPSNSVSQATSSAQCTVNLSTTSGGGTMTNPRPMGPATSATSSALNQSVLLSGNSGGQGQMYLRVNRSLRAPLTPQLIFMPGGTATAAVAAVAQPQPQQQQQEATPTSSSNQSDNDQVQNLAMRCVSTPRVATGKTEFADRKETGSFPQTQQQQFGQSAQQVQPQAQPLSNTKLPNYSNSTNPSISGLNMKGTNQSSVTPQQAGGSSNPPSSSPSPSLPLSQLILSQSGLCQARGVPGAAATVTHILVPTSNVPTSSQGYTVTAKSNMAAQTLVVQPLQQTGANLTTDKLGHGTGHVPIQPKAAQGHRLPVQMSPRHPPPILPAPPNNNTGTGGLHPPHVPVQLVGARQSTLGNSQALAVAQARPCCSQQDTTANSSSNVVTMVTAVEAGGAGMCLKAAQSALPASQLQTNQSTGLNQGNPASVSNSMDGQNNSGDAVFVQSVPTQTKQVIGPLKRKSESDATHDMAAETINAIQSLQDSAPPLSPAPLLDTVPEMAFPTPPTLSLSLPRGGGQGDRAPLPQAVVKPQVLTHLIEGFVIQEGAEPFPVTGPVKEQAEGVLPVAIPPILHPVNRNSELLKCEYCLRFAPVSQFRRSKRFCSKLCAKRYNVSCSNHYRISRGIGGEERPPGVSTVQDVIRRRGPRRSSSEIACAKIAGRHLAVKCRSESSRSEDVSSFDGEEDEDFLSFSPSSPFSYPRPAHCGPQLDDPAPGGLQVDGNHFLSGNPSQWSVEEVCRFISSLQGCEDLAAQFLSQEIDGQALLLLKEEHLMSTMNIKLGPALKICASINSLRD; this is encoded by the exons ATGGAGGCAGGAGAAGACCAGACCAACTCCAGCTCAGCCAATAGCAGCACTGCGTCGGGGGGAAACTCCCGCCCTCCTCAGATAGCTCAAATGTCTCTTTATGAAAGGCAAGCTGTGCAG GCACTGCAGGCGCTACAGAGGCAGCCCAATGCAGCTCAGTACTTCCAGCAGCTGATGCTGCAGCAACAGATCAACAGCGCTCAACTCCACAACCTGGCTGCTGTGCAACAG gCAACTCTTGCAGCCAGTCGTCAATCCAGCTCTCCCAGTAACAGTGTCTCTCAAGCTACAAGCTCAGCTCAATGCACA GTCAACTTAAGTACTACCTCTGGGGGAGGGACCATGACAAACCCCCGTCCAATGGGACCTGCCACTTCTGCAACATCATCAGCCCTTAACCAGTCAGTGTTGCTGAGTGGAAACTCGGGCGGACAGGGTCAGATGTACCTCAGA GTAAACCGTTCCCTTAGGGCACCTCTTACCCCTCAGCTTATTTTTATGCCTGGCGGTACGGCAACAGCTGCTGTGGCAGCGGTTGCCCAACCGCAGCCTCAACAGCAACAACAGGAAGCAACTCCCACATCCTCAAGTAACCAGTCAGACAATGATCAG GTACAGAACTTAGCAATGCGTTGCGTCTCCACTCCAAGGGTGGCAACTGGCAAGACAGAGTTTGCAGACAGGAAGGAGACAG GATCATTCCCACAGACACAGCAGCAGCAGTTTGGTCAATCAGCCCAGCAGGTCCAACCCCAGGCTCAACCGCTCTCCAACACCAAACTGCCCAACTACTCCAACTCCACCAACCCCAGCATTTCTGGCCTTAACATGAAGGGCACCAACCAATCATCTGTCACACCACAGCAAGCGGGAGGTTCGTCCAACCCTCCTTCATCATCCCCTTCCCCGTCGCTCCCCCTCTCTCAGCTGATCCTCTCTCAGTCTGGATTGTGCCAGGCTCGAGGTGTTCCTGGTGCGGCGGCCACTGTTACCCACATACTGGTGCCCACCTCAAATGTTCCCACCTCTTCTCAAGGTTACACAGTGACAGCCAAATCAAACATGGCTGCCCAAACATTAGTGGTGCAGCCTCTCCAGCAGACAGGGGCTAATCTGACTACAGACAAACTGGGTCATGGAACGGGACATGTGCCCATTCAGCCTAAAGCAGCTCAGGGGCACCGTCTGCCAGTCCAGATGTCCCCTCGCCACCCGCCTCCCATCCTTCCGGCACCACCCAACAACAACACTGGCACGGGCGGCCTTCACCCACCCCATGTCCCAGTTCAGCTGGTGGGAGCTAGGCAGAGCACACTAGGAAATTCCCAGGCTTTAGCAGTTGCTCAGGCTCGGCCCTGTTGCTCCCAGCAGGACACGACAGCCAACTCCAGTAGCAATGTAGTTACTATGGTGACCGCAGTGGAAGCAGGAGGAGCTGGCATGTGCCTTAAAGCAGCCCAAAGTGCCCTCCCAGCGTCTCAGTTGCAGACCAATCAGAGCACAGGATTGAATCAGGGTAATCCTGCTTCAGTCTCAAACTCAATGGATGGACAGAATAACTCTGGAGATGCTGTGTTTGTTCAGTCTGTACCAACTCAG ACAAAACAAGTCATTGGTCCCTTAAAACGGAAATCGGAATCAGATGCAACCCATGATATGGCAGCGGAGACCATCAATGCAATTCAGTCCCTCCAAGACTCCGCCCCTCCCCTCTCGCCAGCTCCTTTGCTAGACACGG TTCCAGAGATGGCATTTCCCACTCCTccaactctctctctttctcttcctcGTGGAGGAGGGCAGGGCGATCGAGCACCTCTCCCACAGGCTGTGGTCAAACCTCAAGTTCTCACTCACCTCATTGAAGGTTTTGTGATCCAGGAGGGAGCAGAACCTTTCCCT GTGACTGGTCCAGTAAAAGAGCAAGCAGAAGGAGTTCTTCCTGTTGCTATTCCACCCATCCTACATCCAGTGAACCGCAACTCTGAAT TGTTAAAGTGTGAATACTGTCTGAGATTTGCACCAGTCAGCCAATTCAGACGATCCAAACGCTTCTGTTCCAAACTCTGTGCTAAGAG GTACAATGTCAGCTGCAGTAACCACTACCGCATTAGTAGGGGCATTGGTGGTGAAGAACGACCACCAGGGGTCTCCACTGTCCAAGATGTCATTAGACGCAGAGGTCCTCGCAGAAGCAGCTCTGAAATCGCCTGCGCTAAAATTGCAGGCAGGCATTTAGCTGTAAAG TGCCGTTCCGAATCCAGTCGTTCTGAAGACGTCTCCAGCTTCGATGGGGAGGAAGACGAAGACTTCTTGTCATTCTCTCCCAGCTCACCCTTCTCGTACCCAAGACCGGCACACTGTGGCCCTCAGCTGGATGATCCCGCACCAGGTGGCCTTCAGGTGGATGGGAATCACTTCCTGTCTGGCAACCCTTCTCAATGGAGTGTGGAGGAAGTGTGTCGGTTTATTTCTTCTCTTCAAG GTTGTGAGGACCTTGCAGCTCAGTTCCTGTCTCAGGAGATTGATGGACAGGCACTGCTGCTATTAAAAGAAGAGCATCTCATGTCCACCATGAACATCAAACTTGGCCCCGCCCTCAAAATCTGTGCTTCTATCAACAGTTTGAGAGACTGA
- the phc1 gene encoding polyhomeotic-like protein 1 isoform X7 encodes MEAGEDQTNSSSANSSTASGGNSRPPQIAQMSLYERQAVQALQALQRQPNAAQYFQQLMLQQQINSAQLHNLAAVQQATLAASRQSSSPSNSVSQATSSAQCTVNLSTTSGGGTMTNPRPMGPATSATSSALNQSVLLSGNSGGQGQMYLRVNRSLRAPLTPQLIFMPGGTATAAVAAVAQPQPQQQQQEATPTSSSNQSDNDQVQNLAMRCVSTPRVATGKTEFADRKETGGSFPQTQQQQFGQSAQQVQPQAQPLSNTKLPNYSNSTNPSISGLNMKGTNQSSVTPQQAGGSSNPPSSSPSPSLPLSQLILSQSGLCQARGVPGAAATVTHILVPTSNVPTSSQGYTVTAKSNMAAQTLVVQPLQQTGANLTTDKLGHGTGHVPIQPKAAQGHRLPVQMSPRHPPPILPAPPNNNTGTGGLHPPHVPVQLVGARQSTLGNSQALAVAQARPCCSQQDTTANSSSNVVTMVTAVEAGGAGMCLKAAQSALPASQLQTNQSTGLNQGNPASVSNSMDGQNNSGDAVFVQSVPTQTKQVIGPLKRKSESDATHDMAAETINAIQSLQDSAPPLSPAPLLDTEMAFPTPPTLSLSLPRGGGQGDRAPLPQAVVKPQVLTHLIEGFVIQEGAEPFPVTGPVKEQAEGVLPVAIPPILHPVNRNSELLKCEYCLRFAPVSQFRRSKRFCSKLCAKRYNVSCSNHYRISRGIGGEERPPGVSTVQDVIRRRGPRRSSSEIACAKIAGRHLAVKCRSESSRSEDVSSFDGEEDEDFLSFSPSSPFSYPRPAHCGPQLDDPAPGGLQVDGNHFLSGNPSQWSVEEVCRFISSLQGCEDLAAQFLSQEIDGQALLLLKEEHLMSTMNIKLGPALKICASINSLRD; translated from the exons ATGGAGGCAGGAGAAGACCAGACCAACTCCAGCTCAGCCAATAGCAGCACTGCGTCGGGGGGAAACTCCCGCCCTCCTCAGATAGCTCAAATGTCTCTTTATGAAAGGCAAGCTGTGCAG GCACTGCAGGCGCTACAGAGGCAGCCCAATGCAGCTCAGTACTTCCAGCAGCTGATGCTGCAGCAACAGATCAACAGCGCTCAACTCCACAACCTGGCTGCTGTGCAACAG gCAACTCTTGCAGCCAGTCGTCAATCCAGCTCTCCCAGTAACAGTGTCTCTCAAGCTACAAGCTCAGCTCAATGCACA GTCAACTTAAGTACTACCTCTGGGGGAGGGACCATGACAAACCCCCGTCCAATGGGACCTGCCACTTCTGCAACATCATCAGCCCTTAACCAGTCAGTGTTGCTGAGTGGAAACTCGGGCGGACAGGGTCAGATGTACCTCAGA GTAAACCGTTCCCTTAGGGCACCTCTTACCCCTCAGCTTATTTTTATGCCTGGCGGTACGGCAACAGCTGCTGTGGCAGCGGTTGCCCAACCGCAGCCTCAACAGCAACAACAGGAAGCAACTCCCACATCCTCAAGTAACCAGTCAGACAATGATCAG GTACAGAACTTAGCAATGCGTTGCGTCTCCACTCCAAGGGTGGCAACTGGCAAGACAGAGTTTGCAGACAGGAAGGAGACAGGTG GATCATTCCCACAGACACAGCAGCAGCAGTTTGGTCAATCAGCCCAGCAGGTCCAACCCCAGGCTCAACCGCTCTCCAACACCAAACTGCCCAACTACTCCAACTCCACCAACCCCAGCATTTCTGGCCTTAACATGAAGGGCACCAACCAATCATCTGTCACACCACAGCAAGCGGGAGGTTCGTCCAACCCTCCTTCATCATCCCCTTCCCCGTCGCTCCCCCTCTCTCAGCTGATCCTCTCTCAGTCTGGATTGTGCCAGGCTCGAGGTGTTCCTGGTGCGGCGGCCACTGTTACCCACATACTGGTGCCCACCTCAAATGTTCCCACCTCTTCTCAAGGTTACACAGTGACAGCCAAATCAAACATGGCTGCCCAAACATTAGTGGTGCAGCCTCTCCAGCAGACAGGGGCTAATCTGACTACAGACAAACTGGGTCATGGAACGGGACATGTGCCCATTCAGCCTAAAGCAGCTCAGGGGCACCGTCTGCCAGTCCAGATGTCCCCTCGCCACCCGCCTCCCATCCTTCCGGCACCACCCAACAACAACACTGGCACGGGCGGCCTTCACCCACCCCATGTCCCAGTTCAGCTGGTGGGAGCTAGGCAGAGCACACTAGGAAATTCCCAGGCTTTAGCAGTTGCTCAGGCTCGGCCCTGTTGCTCCCAGCAGGACACGACAGCCAACTCCAGTAGCAATGTAGTTACTATGGTGACCGCAGTGGAAGCAGGAGGAGCTGGCATGTGCCTTAAAGCAGCCCAAAGTGCCCTCCCAGCGTCTCAGTTGCAGACCAATCAGAGCACAGGATTGAATCAGGGTAATCCTGCTTCAGTCTCAAACTCAATGGATGGACAGAATAACTCTGGAGATGCTGTGTTTGTTCAGTCTGTACCAACTCAG ACAAAACAAGTCATTGGTCCCTTAAAACGGAAATCGGAATCAGATGCAACCCATGATATGGCAGCGGAGACCATCAATGCAATTCAGTCCCTCCAAGACTCCGCCCCTCCCCTCTCGCCAGCTCCTTTGCTAGACACGG AGATGGCATTTCCCACTCCTccaactctctctctttctcttcctcGTGGAGGAGGGCAGGGCGATCGAGCACCTCTCCCACAGGCTGTGGTCAAACCTCAAGTTCTCACTCACCTCATTGAAGGTTTTGTGATCCAGGAGGGAGCAGAACCTTTCCCT GTGACTGGTCCAGTAAAAGAGCAAGCAGAAGGAGTTCTTCCTGTTGCTATTCCACCCATCCTACATCCAGTGAACCGCAACTCTGAAT TGTTAAAGTGTGAATACTGTCTGAGATTTGCACCAGTCAGCCAATTCAGACGATCCAAACGCTTCTGTTCCAAACTCTGTGCTAAGAG GTACAATGTCAGCTGCAGTAACCACTACCGCATTAGTAGGGGCATTGGTGGTGAAGAACGACCACCAGGGGTCTCCACTGTCCAAGATGTCATTAGACGCAGAGGTCCTCGCAGAAGCAGCTCTGAAATCGCCTGCGCTAAAATTGCAGGCAGGCATTTAGCTGTAAAG TGCCGTTCCGAATCCAGTCGTTCTGAAGACGTCTCCAGCTTCGATGGGGAGGAAGACGAAGACTTCTTGTCATTCTCTCCCAGCTCACCCTTCTCGTACCCAAGACCGGCACACTGTGGCCCTCAGCTGGATGATCCCGCACCAGGTGGCCTTCAGGTGGATGGGAATCACTTCCTGTCTGGCAACCCTTCTCAATGGAGTGTGGAGGAAGTGTGTCGGTTTATTTCTTCTCTTCAAG GTTGTGAGGACCTTGCAGCTCAGTTCCTGTCTCAGGAGATTGATGGACAGGCACTGCTGCTATTAAAAGAAGAGCATCTCATGTCCACCATGAACATCAAACTTGGCCCCGCCCTCAAAATCTGTGCTTCTATCAACAGTTTGAGAGACTGA
- the phc1 gene encoding polyhomeotic-like protein 1 isoform X3, with amino-acid sequence MEAGEDQTNSSSANSSTASGGNSRPPQIAQMSLYERQAVQALQALQRQPNAAQYFQQLMLQQQINSAQLHNLAAVQQATLAASRQSSSPSNSVSQATSSAQCTVNLSTTSGGGTMTNPRPMGPATSATSSALNQSVLLSGNSGGQGQMYLRVNRSLRAPLTPQLIFMPGGTATAAVAAVAQPQPQQQQQEATPTSSSNQSDNDQVQNLAMRCVSTPRVATGKTEFADRKETGGSFPQTQQQQFGQSAQQVQPQAQPLSNTKLPNYSNSTNPSISGLNMKGTNQSSVTPQQAGGSSNPPSSSPSPSLPLSQLILSQSGLCQARGVPGAAATVTHILVPTSNVPTSSQGYTVTAKSNMAAQTLVVQPLQQTGANLTTDKLGHGTGHVPIQPKAAQGHRLPVQMSPRHPPPILPAPPNNNTGTGGLHPPHVPVQLVGARQSTLGNSQALAVAQARPCCSQQDTTANSSSNVVTMVTAVEAGGAGMCLKAAQSALPASQLQTNQSTGLNQGNPASVSNSMDGQNNSGDAVFVQSVPTQTKQVIGPLKRKSESDATHDMAAETINAIQSLQDSAPPLSPAPLLDTEMAFPTPPTLSLSLPRGGGQGDRAPLPQAVVKPQVLTHLIEGFVIQEGAEPFPVTGPVKEQAEGVLPVAIPPILHPVNRNSELLKCEYCLRFAPVSQFRRSKRFCSKLCAKRLLDVRYNVSCSNHYRISRGIGGEERPPGVSTVQDVIRRRGPRRSSSEIACAKIAGRHLAVKCRSESSRSEDVSSFDGEEDEDFLSFSPSSPFSYPRPAHCGPQLDDPAPGGLQVDGNHFLSGNPSQWSVEEVCRFISSLQGCEDLAAQFLSQEIDGQALLLLKEEHLMSTMNIKLGPALKICASINSLRD; translated from the exons ATGGAGGCAGGAGAAGACCAGACCAACTCCAGCTCAGCCAATAGCAGCACTGCGTCGGGGGGAAACTCCCGCCCTCCTCAGATAGCTCAAATGTCTCTTTATGAAAGGCAAGCTGTGCAG GCACTGCAGGCGCTACAGAGGCAGCCCAATGCAGCTCAGTACTTCCAGCAGCTGATGCTGCAGCAACAGATCAACAGCGCTCAACTCCACAACCTGGCTGCTGTGCAACAG gCAACTCTTGCAGCCAGTCGTCAATCCAGCTCTCCCAGTAACAGTGTCTCTCAAGCTACAAGCTCAGCTCAATGCACA GTCAACTTAAGTACTACCTCTGGGGGAGGGACCATGACAAACCCCCGTCCAATGGGACCTGCCACTTCTGCAACATCATCAGCCCTTAACCAGTCAGTGTTGCTGAGTGGAAACTCGGGCGGACAGGGTCAGATGTACCTCAGA GTAAACCGTTCCCTTAGGGCACCTCTTACCCCTCAGCTTATTTTTATGCCTGGCGGTACGGCAACAGCTGCTGTGGCAGCGGTTGCCCAACCGCAGCCTCAACAGCAACAACAGGAAGCAACTCCCACATCCTCAAGTAACCAGTCAGACAATGATCAG GTACAGAACTTAGCAATGCGTTGCGTCTCCACTCCAAGGGTGGCAACTGGCAAGACAGAGTTTGCAGACAGGAAGGAGACAGGTG GATCATTCCCACAGACACAGCAGCAGCAGTTTGGTCAATCAGCCCAGCAGGTCCAACCCCAGGCTCAACCGCTCTCCAACACCAAACTGCCCAACTACTCCAACTCCACCAACCCCAGCATTTCTGGCCTTAACATGAAGGGCACCAACCAATCATCTGTCACACCACAGCAAGCGGGAGGTTCGTCCAACCCTCCTTCATCATCCCCTTCCCCGTCGCTCCCCCTCTCTCAGCTGATCCTCTCTCAGTCTGGATTGTGCCAGGCTCGAGGTGTTCCTGGTGCGGCGGCCACTGTTACCCACATACTGGTGCCCACCTCAAATGTTCCCACCTCTTCTCAAGGTTACACAGTGACAGCCAAATCAAACATGGCTGCCCAAACATTAGTGGTGCAGCCTCTCCAGCAGACAGGGGCTAATCTGACTACAGACAAACTGGGTCATGGAACGGGACATGTGCCCATTCAGCCTAAAGCAGCTCAGGGGCACCGTCTGCCAGTCCAGATGTCCCCTCGCCACCCGCCTCCCATCCTTCCGGCACCACCCAACAACAACACTGGCACGGGCGGCCTTCACCCACCCCATGTCCCAGTTCAGCTGGTGGGAGCTAGGCAGAGCACACTAGGAAATTCCCAGGCTTTAGCAGTTGCTCAGGCTCGGCCCTGTTGCTCCCAGCAGGACACGACAGCCAACTCCAGTAGCAATGTAGTTACTATGGTGACCGCAGTGGAAGCAGGAGGAGCTGGCATGTGCCTTAAAGCAGCCCAAAGTGCCCTCCCAGCGTCTCAGTTGCAGACCAATCAGAGCACAGGATTGAATCAGGGTAATCCTGCTTCAGTCTCAAACTCAATGGATGGACAGAATAACTCTGGAGATGCTGTGTTTGTTCAGTCTGTACCAACTCAG ACAAAACAAGTCATTGGTCCCTTAAAACGGAAATCGGAATCAGATGCAACCCATGATATGGCAGCGGAGACCATCAATGCAATTCAGTCCCTCCAAGACTCCGCCCCTCCCCTCTCGCCAGCTCCTTTGCTAGACACGG AGATGGCATTTCCCACTCCTccaactctctctctttctcttcctcGTGGAGGAGGGCAGGGCGATCGAGCACCTCTCCCACAGGCTGTGGTCAAACCTCAAGTTCTCACTCACCTCATTGAAGGTTTTGTGATCCAGGAGGGAGCAGAACCTTTCCCT GTGACTGGTCCAGTAAAAGAGCAAGCAGAAGGAGTTCTTCCTGTTGCTATTCCACCCATCCTACATCCAGTGAACCGCAACTCTGAAT TGTTAAAGTGTGAATACTGTCTGAGATTTGCACCAGTCAGCCAATTCAGACGATCCAAACGCTTCTGTTCCAAACTCTGTGCTAAGAG acTTCTGGACGTAAGGTACAATGTCAGCTGCAGTAACCACTACCGCATTAGTAGGGGCATTGGTGGTGAAGAACGACCACCAGGGGTCTCCACTGTCCAAGATGTCATTAGACGCAGAGGTCCTCGCAGAAGCAGCTCTGAAATCGCCTGCGCTAAAATTGCAGGCAGGCATTTAGCTGTAAAG TGCCGTTCCGAATCCAGTCGTTCTGAAGACGTCTCCAGCTTCGATGGGGAGGAAGACGAAGACTTCTTGTCATTCTCTCCCAGCTCACCCTTCTCGTACCCAAGACCGGCACACTGTGGCCCTCAGCTGGATGATCCCGCACCAGGTGGCCTTCAGGTGGATGGGAATCACTTCCTGTCTGGCAACCCTTCTCAATGGAGTGTGGAGGAAGTGTGTCGGTTTATTTCTTCTCTTCAAG GTTGTGAGGACCTTGCAGCTCAGTTCCTGTCTCAGGAGATTGATGGACAGGCACTGCTGCTATTAAAAGAAGAGCATCTCATGTCCACCATGAACATCAAACTTGGCCCCGCCCTCAAAATCTGTGCTTCTATCAACAGTTTGAGAGACTGA